The Halorhodospira halophila SL1 genomic sequence GCGGGGACTGGCGTAGTTCTCGGAGGCGATCAGCTCGATGTGATCCTCCTGGCGCTGGCGCTCGTCCTCGATGGCGGCTGCCAGCTCCGGGTCGTAACCCGCAATGGTCATATCTCGGGAGAACATAGAGGCTCCTTGCTCGGCTTGGGATCCGGCATTGCACAATCCGCCAGTATAACCGAACTTCCTCCGAACTCCGAATCACCGCCCCGCTGCCTTATGGATCAGGGCGATAGCGACGCCCGCGAAACCGTCCTGCCTCCGTTCGGCTCCGGCTGGTCCGCCCCCCCGGTCGCCGGATCATTGCGGACGCGCCGAGCAGCGCAGCCCCGGCGGGGGTTCAGCGCGAACCTTTGCCGGTTCGCGCTGATCAGCGAGGTTTTGTCCGAGCGGCGCGCAGCGCCGCGAGTTAAGCGAGCGGCCCCGCCGGGGTGAGCCGCGCAGGGGACCCCGCCGCTAGGCGGGGCGCGTTCGCCGATCCGGCGACCGGGGGGCGGGCCAGCCGGAGCCGAACGGAGGCGTTCCGGGGCACCCGCACCGGGCGCCGAGGGCGGCTAGAACGTCCGCCGAACCAGCCCTTATACTTTCCGACATGAGCCTCTGCGCCCGCCCGTACAGCCGCGCCGAGCAGGCCGCCGACCGGATCCTGCACTGGGTGGCCATTGCCGCCTCGCTGGCCGGGGCGGCTGTGCTGATCGCCCTGGCCGCCCAGCGCGGCGAACCCACGCTGATCGGCAGCGTCACCCTCTACGGCCTGGCGCTGATCGCGCTCTTCCTGAGCTCGGCGCTGTGCAACCACAACCTCACCGACCACCAGTCGCCCCGGGCCGAGCGACTGCGCCGGCTCGACCACGCGACGATCTTCTTCATGATCGCCGCCACCTACACCCCGTTCACCGTCAACGCCCTGGAACCGCCCTACGGCTGGGCGCTGCTAGCCTTCGTGTGGAGTGTGGCGGGGGTCGGCATCGGGGCCAAACTCCTGCTGCCGAGACCGCCGGGGCGGCTATTCTCGGTCATCCTGTGCCTGGTCCTGGGCTGGTCGGTGGTGATCGTCATCGAACCGCTGGTCGCGGCCCTGTCCACAGCCGGGCTGGTCCTGCTGATCGCCGGCGGGGTGCTCTACAGCGCCGGGGTGCTGTTCTACCTTTGGCACCACCTCCCCTACCACCATGTGGCCTGGCACGGCATGGTGGTGGCCGCCGCCGCCTGTCATTATGCGGCGATACTGGCCGGCGTGGTCCTGGCGCCGGAACCGACTCAGCTCTAACCCCGGCCACGGACCGACTCACCCCCTGCCATGATCGATCTGCTGCTGTTCACCATCGGCCTGGCCGGCGTCCTGGCCGGCGCCGAATTGCTGGTCCGCGGCGCCAGCCGGCTGGCCCAGCGCCTCGGCATCGCCCCGCTGGTGGTCGGGCTGACGGTGGTCGCCTTCGGCACCAGTGCGCCGGAGCTGGCGATCACCGTGCGCGCGGCGTTCACCGACCACGCCGCCGACCTGGCCCTGGGCAACATCGTCGGCAGCAACATCGCCAACATCCTGCTCGTGCTCGGGCTGGCGGCGCTGATCGCCCCAATCGTCGTCGCCCACCGGCTGATCCGCATCCACGTGCCGATGATGCTGGCCGCCTCGCTGCTCACCGTCCTACTCGCCCTGGACGGCGCCCTGGGCACCGTCGACGGCGCCATCCTCCTCGCCGGGCTGGCCGGCTACCTGGCCCTGACCCTCGTCCGCGACCGGACACCACTTAGCGCGGCTGCCGAGACGGCACCGCCGGCGCCCCTGCCGCGGGCGGTGGCCGGCCTGCTGCTGGGCATCCCGCTGCTCGCTGGCGGCGCCTTCCTGTTGGTCGACGCGGCGGCAGCCCTCGCGGCGGCGCTGGGGATCAGCGACCTGGTCATCGGCCTGACCCTGGTGGCGGTGGGCACCTCCCTGCCGGAGATCGCCACCACCCTCGCTGCCTACCGGCTGGGGGACCGCCAGATGGCCGTCGGCAACCTGGTCGGCAGTAACATCTTCAACCTGCTGGCCGTCCTCGGCGTGGCCGCGCTCCTCGCCCCCGAGGGCGTCGCGGTGGCCGGCGCCGCCCTGGCCTTCGACCTGCCGGTGATGCTCGCCGTCTCCTTCGCCTGCCTGCCGGTCTTCTTCACCGGGTACACCATCGCCCGCTGGGAAGGGGGCGTATTCCTCGGCTACTACGCCGCCTACTGCGCCTTCCTCTTCCTGGCCGCCGCGCAGCACCAAGCCCTGGGGCCGTTCAGCGCGGTCATGCTCGGCTTCGCCCTCCCGCTGACAGTGATCACCCTGGGCGTCGGGGTCACGCGGCAGCTGCGTGACCGCCGCCGCGGCTTGTATAGTTGACCTGACACCCGAACCGCCTGGGAGTAACCGATCATGAGCCGCCACTTCGACGCCGCTGCCGGCCTGTGCGAGCAGCCCGAGCCGGAGACCGCCGGATTCAAGCTCAACCACACCATGCTGCGCATCAAGGACCCGCAGCGCTCCCTGGACTTCTACACCCGGGTGCTGGGCATGCGCCTGGTGCGCCGCCTGGACTTCGAGGAGATGCGCTTCACGCTCTACTTCCTCGCCTTCCTCGACGACCAGCAAGCCGCCGAGGTCCCCGCCGAGGACGGCCCGCGAACCACCTGGAACTTCGGCCGCGAGGGGGTGCTGGAGCTGACTCACAACTGGGGCGACGAGAACGACCCCGAGGTCGCCTTCCACGACGGCAACAGCGAGCCGAAGGGTTTCGGCCACATCGCCATCTCGGTCCCCGACGTCTACAGCGCCTGTGAGCGCTTCGAGACGCTGCAGGTGGACTTCGTCAAACGCCCCCAGGACGGCAAGATGCAGGGCATCGCCTTTATCCGCGACCCGGACGGCTACTGGATCGAGGTGGTCCAGCCCGACCTGCTCGAACGCCAGGGGATCGGCTGACCATGCCTGGGGTCCTGATGCTGCTCGGCATGGCGGTGCTGATCGTCGCCGGCATCGCCGTGCGCGACCGCACCGAGGTGATCAGCAACACCGCCTTCATCCTCGCGGCGGTGCTGCTGATCCTGGCCATCCTCGCCTTCACCCGGACGATCTGACCGCTAGCGCGGCCGGGCGGCCAGGGCGTGCAGGGCCTCCCCCAGGCACGCCGTCAGCCGCCGGGCCGCGTCCAGGTGGAGGAACTCGTCCGGGCCGTGGGCGTTGGAACCCGGCCCGGCCACCCCGGTGACCAGGTACTGCGCCTGCGGGAAGCGCTGCTTGAGCCAGTTGAGCAGTGGGATGGTGCCGCCCTCGCCCATGTGCACCGGCGCCGCCCCGAAATGTCTCGCCGAGGCCTGCTCCAGGGCGTCGGCCAGCCACGCCTCGGGCTCCGGCGCGGCCCAGCCGGAGGCCACCGCATCGGCCTCGAACTCCACCCGCGCTCCGGCCGGCGGGTTCTCGGTGAACAGCGCCTCCAGCCCCTCGGCCACGGCCTCGGCATCGGAGGTGGGCGGCAGCCGCAGCGCCAGCTTGGTGGCCGTGAACGGGCGCAACACGTTGCCGGCGGCCTCCACCGGCGGCAGCCCCTCGGCCCCCACCACCTCCAGCGCGGCACGCCAGGTGCGATCGAGGATGCGCTCGGCCGGCGTTTCGGACTGCGCCTCGACCCCGCGCAGGAACGGGTAGCGGTCGCGGGTCAGGTCGCCGAGAACGGCGCCGGCATGGTCAGCCTGCTGCCGGCGCAGTTCGGGGATGGTGACGCCACAGAGCTGCGGCAGGACGCGACCGGTCTCCGGGTCTTCGAGGCGGCTGAGCACCTGGCGCAGGATGCGGAAGCTTGACGGCACCACACCGCCGGCGTCGCCGGAGTGAACCCCTTCGCGCAGTACGTCCACACGCAGCGTGCCGGTGATCATGCCCCGCAGCGAGGTGGTGTTCCAGAGTCGGTCATAGGTGCCACACCCGGCGTCGGGACAGACGATGAGTTCCGGCTGGCCGATGTGCGGCGCCAGGGCGTCGAGATAGGCCGGCAGGTCGAAGCTCCCGCTCTCCTCGCACGCCTCGATGACCAGCACGCAGCGGGGATATCGCAGCCCCGCCGCCTGCAGCTCGGCGATGGCCACCACCGTCGAGAAGACCGCGTACCCATCGTCCACCGCGCCGCGACCGTAGAGCCGGCCCTCGCGCACCACCGGCTGCCAGGGGCCCAGGCCGTCGGACCAGCCGCTGTTCTCGGGCTGCTTGTCCAGGTGGCCATAAAGCAGAGCGGTGCCCGCCGCCTCGTCACTGCCCGGCACATCGACGAAGAGCAGCGGGGTCCGGCCCTCGAGCCGCTCGATGCGGACCTGCGCCGCCGGCAGGTGGCGCTGGCAGAATGCCGACGCCAGCTCCATCGCCTCGTCCAGATAGCCGTGGGCCGCCCACTCCGGATCGAAGTGGGGGGACTTGGCCGGAATGCGCACGAACTGCTCCAGGGCCGGGAGGGCCTCCCGGTTCCAGGTATCAATCACCCGCTGCGTTTCCAGCACGTTAGCCACTTGTGTTCTCCGCCAGTTCTTGAATCACGTGATCGTGGATCTGCTGCGCCGCCGCGTCGGCCAGGACAAAGCGGACATGCCGGACGTACCGGAGCTGCGCCGCCGTCCGCTGCAGGGTGCCGATGGCCACCCGGGCGGCGCGCTCCATAGGAAAACCGAAGGCGCCGGTGGACAGCGCCGGCATCGCCACCCGGGTCAGCTCGTGCTCCTCGGCCCGGTGCAGAGCGTTGCGGTAGCAGGCGGCGAGCAGCTGCTCGCCGGGTTCGTCGACGCCGTAGACCGGACCGAGGCAGTGGATGACGTGCCGATTGGGCAGGCCAAAGCCGGCGGTGATCACCGCCTGCCCCGGCTGAATGGGCGCCAGCGGCCGGCACGCCTCGGCCAGTTCCGGCCCGGCCGCGCGATGCAGCGCCCCGGCCACGCCGCCGCCGGGCATCAGCTGGGCGTTCGCGGCATTGACCACGGCATCGCAGTCGCCCTGGGCGGCGATATCCCCCACCCGGGTCTCCACGGTGAGTTCCGCAAACCGTGCCTGCATGGTCCCTCCTAACGACAGCGCCCGGCGGCCCGCGGACCGCGCGGGGAAGCCTCAGCACCCCTACCAGGAAGGTAGCAGTCAGGAGCTGCTGCGGGCCTCGCGAATGGTCTCGTAGGCGGCCCGGATCTGTCGGGTCCGTTCGCCGGCGGCCTCCAGCTCCGCCTGGGAGACACCGCGGGAGATCA encodes the following:
- a CDS encoding M20/M25/M40 family metallo-hydrolase — encoded protein: MANVLETQRVIDTWNREALPALEQFVRIPAKSPHFDPEWAAHGYLDEAMELASAFCQRHLPAAQVRIERLEGRTPLLFVDVPGSDEAAGTALLYGHLDKQPENSGWSDGLGPWQPVVREGRLYGRGAVDDGYAVFSTVVAIAELQAAGLRYPRCVLVIEACEESGSFDLPAYLDALAPHIGQPELIVCPDAGCGTYDRLWNTTSLRGMITGTLRVDVLREGVHSGDAGGVVPSSFRILRQVLSRLEDPETGRVLPQLCGVTIPELRRQQADHAGAVLGDLTRDRYPFLRGVEAQSETPAERILDRTWRAALEVVGAEGLPPVEAAGNVLRPFTATKLALRLPPTSDAEAVAEGLEALFTENPPAGARVEFEADAVASGWAAPEPEAWLADALEQASARHFGAAPVHMGEGGTIPLLNWLKQRFPQAQYLVTGVAGPGSNAHGPDEFLHLDAARRLTACLGEALHALAARPR
- a CDS encoding macro domain-containing protein; translation: MQARFAELTVETRVGDIAAQGDCDAVVNAANAQLMPGGGVAGALHRAAGPELAEACRPLAPIQPGQAVITAGFGLPNRHVIHCLGPVYGVDEPGEQLLAACYRNALHRAEEHELTRVAMPALSTGAFGFPMERAARVAIGTLQRTAAQLRYVRHVRFVLADAAAQQIHDHVIQELAENTSG
- the gloA gene encoding lactoylglutathione lyase — translated: MSRHFDAAAGLCEQPEPETAGFKLNHTMLRIKDPQRSLDFYTRVLGMRLVRRLDFEEMRFTLYFLAFLDDQQAAEVPAEDGPRTTWNFGREGVLELTHNWGDENDPEVAFHDGNSEPKGFGHIAISVPDVYSACERFETLQVDFVKRPQDGKMQGIAFIRDPDGYWIEVVQPDLLERQGIG
- the trhA gene encoding PAQR family membrane homeostasis protein TrhA, whose amino-acid sequence is MSLCARPYSRAEQAADRILHWVAIAASLAGAAVLIALAAQRGEPTLIGSVTLYGLALIALFLSSALCNHNLTDHQSPRAERLRRLDHATIFFMIAATYTPFTVNALEPPYGWALLAFVWSVAGVGIGAKLLLPRPPGRLFSVILCLVLGWSVVIVIEPLVAALSTAGLVLLIAGGVLYSAGVLFYLWHHLPYHHVAWHGMVVAAAACHYAAILAGVVLAPEPTQL
- a CDS encoding calcium/sodium antiporter, with protein sequence MIDLLLFTIGLAGVLAGAELLVRGASRLAQRLGIAPLVVGLTVVAFGTSAPELAITVRAAFTDHAADLALGNIVGSNIANILLVLGLAALIAPIVVAHRLIRIHVPMMLAASLLTVLLALDGALGTVDGAILLAGLAGYLALTLVRDRTPLSAAAETAPPAPLPRAVAGLLLGIPLLAGGAFLLVDAAAALAAALGISDLVIGLTLVAVGTSLPEIATTLAAYRLGDRQMAVGNLVGSNIFNLLAVLGVAALLAPEGVAVAGAALAFDLPVMLAVSFACLPVFFTGYTIARWEGGVFLGYYAAYCAFLFLAAAQHQALGPFSAVMLGFALPLTVITLGVGVTRQLRDRRRGLYS